A region from the Zestosphaera sp. genome encodes:
- a CDS encoding DUF58 domain-containing protein: protein MRSRSKVLEYVTSLLEVAGCFVAYATIGYPALALLVFPLLILVRNSYIKLISAVSYSLALTMLVSQPTAYLISILTASMSTAYFILYSGEREVLKPVYTLVLVLAPVYLVSPKTILVALASITSLTLPVVLEYYRLSKSRVTVFLSNPTTYLNDYVNVVVGVECPGSFKYYVEVGNELYCEKTGVNQVLENVRIRAKMLGVGRQSIKVVVEDLRRLARVEHGPHLVEYTVTPKFAELYRRAERVLAEYSRYISPPIIAKLTIQLTPLPTKEVSDLLTPQPGSAGVASTLLATTPESKYYVERAGIKKTGDIELLEKYLPLLAVPMIRRVRFSLKSRFEVKIVWKVPRKIMERVIQAARGYLGEYLGVREYTPGDSLRLIHWKKSARRSDVIDLVVKVYSASDVEKHSHPSRSIVVADLTATNIIELDLLLQTLYSYILSSIESQARTPSEFYLYLITPRGDTYFLRGKAIDVLLGLNTIVLEEKLTALYDYTSWFRPNPPVTHAPEEGFLRELTEYFEAYGAAVARDLKTQGVERGVVVLIHSKALNFKYYVISSVFTRYGFAVTAPGISRE, encoded by the coding sequence TTGCGGTCAAGAAGTAAGGTCTTGGAGTACGTGACCTCACTACTTGAGGTTGCCGGCTGTTTCGTTGCTTACGCTACTATAGGCTACCCCGCCCTCGCTTTGCTAGTGTTTCCACTCTTAATACTAGTGAGGAACTCATACATAAAACTCATATCTGCCGTGTCTTACAGTCTAGCACTCACGATGCTGGTGAGCCAGCCTACAGCCTACCTAATATCAATTCTTACAGCTTCAATGAGTACCGCTTACTTCATCCTGTACTCGGGCGAGCGAGAAGTCTTGAAACCTGTCTACACGCTTGTTCTAGTGCTCGCGCCAGTATATCTAGTCTCGCCAAAGACTATCTTGGTCGCTCTTGCTTCAATAACTTCACTCACACTACCTGTAGTTCTAGAGTATTACAGACTTAGTAAGTCTAGAGTTACAGTTTTTCTGTCAAACCCTACTACCTACTTAAACGACTACGTCAACGTAGTAGTTGGGGTAGAGTGTCCCGGCTCCTTCAAGTACTACGTCGAGGTAGGTAATGAACTATATTGTGAGAAGACTGGCGTGAATCAAGTCCTAGAAAACGTTAGGATTAGAGCTAAGATGCTTGGTGTAGGTAGGCAGAGTATTAAGGTAGTAGTAGAGGATTTGAGGCGTCTAGCTAGAGTAGAGCACGGGCCCCACCTGGTAGAGTATACAGTCACGCCGAAATTCGCAGAACTATATAGGCGTGCTGAGAGAGTCTTAGCTGAGTACTCGAGGTATATCTCACCACCAATTATTGCTAAGCTAACGATTCAGTTAACTCCTCTCCCTACTAAGGAGGTTTCAGACCTCCTCACGCCTCAGCCAGGTAGTGCTGGAGTCGCGTCTACGCTTCTAGCAACAACGCCTGAAAGCAAGTATTATGTTGAGAGAGCCGGAATCAAGAAAACTGGCGATATAGAGCTACTAGAGAAGTACTTGCCGTTGCTTGCAGTCCCCATGATAAGGCGTGTGAGGTTTAGTCTTAAGTCACGTTTTGAAGTTAAGATTGTGTGGAAAGTCCCTCGAAAGATTATGGAGAGAGTAATACAGGCTGCGAGAGGGTATTTGGGTGAGTATTTAGGTGTTAGAGAGTATACTCCTGGAGACTCACTAAGACTAATTCACTGGAAGAAGAGTGCTCGCAGGAGTGACGTTATAGATTTGGTTGTTAAAGTTTATAGTGCTAGTGATGTAGAGAAGCACTCTCACCCGTCAAGAAGTATAGTAGTTGCTGACCTCACCGCTACTAACATCATTGAGTTGGATCTGCTACTCCAGACACTATACAGCTACATACTCTCAAGCATAGAATCACAAGCGAGAACACCTAGTGAGTTCTACCTATACTTGATAACGCCGCGCGGCGATACTTACTTCTTAAGAGGTAAGGCAATAGACGTTTTGCTAGGACTTAACACTATAGTGTTAGAAGAGAAACTAACAGCACTATACGACTATACTAGCTGGTTCAGACCTAACCCGCCAGTAACTCACGCGCCGGAAGAAGGGTTTTTAAGAGAACTTACAGAGTATTTCGAAGCTTACGGAGCCGCCGTAGCGAGAGACTTGAAGACTCAGGGGGTTGAGCGTGGGGTGGTAGTACTAATACACTCGAAAGCACTTAACTTCAAGTACTACGTAATCTCAAGTGTTTTCACGAGATACGGGTTTGCTGTCACGGCACCAGGCATTAGCAGGGAGTAA